The following DNA comes from Kaistia sp. 32K.
GCTCAATCTGGTGCGCAAGCCCGGCTACATAGCCGGCGGCAGCATACGCTACTACGGCGGCGACAAGCCGGTGGACATCACAAAGCTCAAGCCGACTTCGGAGGCTATGCGCAGACTGCGTGGTCCAGAGATCGCGATGATCTTTCAGGAGCCGATGACCTCGTTCGACCCACTGTTCACGGTGGGCGAGCAGATCATCGAGATGCTTCTGGCGCATCAGCGGTTTCCGAACCGGCGCGCGGCCCGTGAGCATGCCGTCGAGATGCTGCGCAAGGTACGGTTGCCAAGCCCGGAAATTGTCGTTGATCGGTATCCGCACCAGCTTTCCGGCGGTATGCGGCAGCGTGTGATGATCGCGCTGGCTCTCAGCTGTGGCCCTAAATTGCTGATTGCTGACGAGCCGACGACAGCACTCGATGTGACCACTGAAAGCCAGATTCTCGACCTCCTGCGTCAGCTGCAGGGTGAGATGGACATGGCCATGATGTTCATCACGCACGACCTGGCCGTGGCGTCGGAAATCGCCGATGAAGTGGTCGTGATGTATCTCGGATATATCGTCGAGCGCGGCCCGGTGGCCGAGGTTCTGAGCGTGCCGCAGCATCCCTATACGCAGGCCTTGCTCGACTCGATACCCAAGCTGACCGATAGCGCCTCGACCCGGCTCAATGCCATTCAGGGCATGGTGCCGACGCCGGACCAGATGCCGTCCGGCTGCCCGTTTCATACACGGTGCAGAAAGTTCATGGCGGGCCTTTGCGACCAGAAGCTGCCCGAGTTGTATGAGAGCCGCATGGGCCATGTGGCCCGGTGCTTCCTTGCTGATCCCCATTTTGCAGGAGCGGCCGCATGACCGCACTTCTCGAAGTTCGCGGCGTAAGGAAGTCGTTCCCGCTATCCAGCGGCCTATTTGGCAAAACGACCGGCGAGGTCCGGGCGCTGGATGATGTCTCGTTCGTCGTTCCGGCGGGATCGACCGTCGGCCTGGTCGGGGAAAGCGGCTGTGGCAAGTCCACAATGGGCCACACCATCATGGGGGGGCTGGAAGCCGATGGTGGCGAGATCATCTTCAATGACCCAGAACTAGGGCGGGTCGATCTCGTGAAAGCCGACAAGCATGTTCGGCGCAAGACGCGTCTCAACATGCAGATGATCTTTCAGGATCCGAACTCGTCGCTGAACCCACGCATGACGCTGCTTGATCTGATCGGCGAACCGCTGCTCATCAATCGGGTGCTCAAAGGCAGGGCGCTGGAAGATCGCGTGGCCCAGCTCCTGCAACAGGTGGGACTGTCGACGCGCTATATGCGGCGCTATCCGCACGCGCTGTCCGGCGGCCAGAGGCAGCGCGTGGTGATTGCGCGCGCCTTGGCGCTTAACCCTCGACTGGTGGTCGCCGACGAGCCGATTTCCGCGCTCGACGTGTCCATTCAGGCGCAGACACTGAACTTGATGAAGGATCTGCAGGCGGAAAGGCAGTTGACCTATCTGTTTGTGGCGCACGACCTCGGTGTGGTCAAACACTTCACCGACACCACCGTCGTCATGTATCTCGGCCGGGTGCTAGAAGCAGGCCCTACCCAGGTCATGTTTCAGCGTCCGCTGCATCCGTATTCGGAAGCGCTGATTGCCAGCGTGCCGCGCATCGGCGCACATAAGGGTGGCACCAAGCGCGCGGCCGGCGAAGTGCCCAGCGCAGCCAATCCCCCATCGGGTTGCCATTTCCATCCGCGTTGCCCCTATGCGCGGGATATCTGCCGCGCCGTCGTGCCGGAATTGCGCAGTGTCTCTGGCGATCGCAGCGTTCGCTGTCACTTTGCCGACGAACTGAGCTTGCACGGTATCGATAGCCTCGGACCGCCTGTCCCAAGCAGCAACTGAACTTACGGCCGGTGCGATTGCGCTGCAGATGTGCTAGGCATTCTGCGCCCAACCTGGGATGCATCCATGTCCGTGAATACTGACAAACCTGACGGCGAACCCGCACACAGACCGGCTTCCTTTGTTCGAGAGCGAGTTATGGGTGAACTCGGGCGACGGATATTATCGGGCAATTACAAGCAGAATGGGGCTCTACCGACAGAGGCCGAGCTTTGTAAAGAGTTTGGTGTCAGCCGTACGCCGATGCGGGAAGCTATCAAGATGTTGGCCGCAAAAGGGCTGATCGTGTCCCGACAGCGTGCCGGCACCCGTGTCCAGGAATCTTCGAATTGGAACCACCTGGATCCGGACGTCATCAAATGGATGAACGGCATCGACATCGATCCTGACTTCGTCCGCGGCCTGATCGAGGCTCGTCAAGCCATCGAGCCGGCTGCCGCACGTCTCGCTGCCATGCGCGCCACATCGAAAGACCTCGCAATGATCGAGGTGGCCTACGAAGCAATGTGCGCCGCACCGACCTCCGATCTAGCGGCCTGCGCCGATGCCGACGTGGCCTTCCATGCTTCGATCCTTCGCGCTAGCCACAATCCGATCTTCGCCGGCTTGGTTAGCTTGATTGGGCAGTCGCTCGCCAATTCGTTCCGCCTGACAACCTCTGTCTCTCAAAGTTATGTCACGACGCTTGCCGCTCATGGCGACGTGTTTGAAGCTATTCGCCTCCGCCAGCCGGAGATCGCCAGCGAACGCATGCGTGCCCTGATCGAGATAGCGTCCTCTGACTTTGTGCGCCACTCAGCCGTGGGCGCTGCGAAGTCTTGATGTTCATCCGCAACGACTGCGGCACGGATTTGGGTTGACCGCCCCCTTCGCGTCCGTCGTAATGCCTTGCTCGTCGAAGATGTAAGCGACGAACTCATCCAAGGCCGATCGCGGTCGAATGCGGCCCTCGGTTCGTGTTTATCCTTCAACGGGCGCGCAGATCGTCAGGCACCTTGTCCGTGGTCTGATCGATCCAGCTTTTTGGGCCTTCGAAGTGCTGGTGTCCCGGAAGGGATTCGAACCCCTGACCTACGGTTTAGGAAACCGTTGCTCTATCCTGCTGAGCTACCGGGACATCGGCCGTGGTGACGGCGCGGCCCGGATGGCGTTGCCGGCCGGGCTGGATGCTTATCCTCCGATTGGCCCTCCACTTTCAAGAGCATTCGGCACGAATCTGGTGATGGCGCCGTGGTGCAACACGGCGCGGCAAACTGCTCTTGCCCACAGGAAGGAAGCCCGGTCGCCCTGTTTCCAACACGCTTGCGTGATGCCACCATGCCGGCATGAAGACCGCGACGGGTCGCATGCCCTGCCCTGCCCTGATCCCGACCGTGGCGCGACGGACGGGCCGGGCCGGCTGCGGTTCGATGCTTGGCGTGCTGATGATGATCGGAGCGGTGATGACGGGTTCCCTGGCGCAAGGCGAGACCGCGAAACCCGGCCATAGCGAGCGCATGGCTGGCGAGCGGATGGCCGGGAAGAACGAATGCCACCTCGTCGACGGCGAGGCGGGGATCGTCACGCATGTCATCGATGGCGACACGCTGGTGCTCGACAACACGCTCGAAGTCCGCCTCGTCGGCATGCAGGCGCCGAAACTGCCGCTCGGCCGCCCCGGCTTCGTCGCCTGGCCGCTCTCCTCCGAGGCGAAGGCGAAGCTGGAGACGCTGGCGCTCGGCAACGCGGCACAGCTGCGCTATGGCGGCACGCGGCGCGACCGCTACAACCGGGCGCTCGCCCATGTCACCATCCTGCCGGAGGACGGCGAGCCGATCTGGATCCAGCAGGCCATGCTCGCCGAGGGGCTCGCCCGCGTCTATTCCTTCGCCGACAATCGCCAATGTGTCGGGGCTTTGTTGAATGTTGAACGGGAAGCCCGCAATTCGGGGCTTGGCCTCTGGCGCGATCCATACTACGCCATCCGCCCTGCGGCCGATCCCGCTCTTGCAACCCGTCACGATGTATATGATCTGGTTGAGGGAAGCGTGATTTCGGTCGGCGAGCGCGGTCCGATCGCCTATCTGGATTTCGGGCGCGACTGGTCGACGGATTTCACGGCGGTGCTGACCACGGAGGCGATCACCGCCTTCGCGGAAGCAGGCATCGCCGTGGAGACGCTGCGGGGGCAACGGGTCAGACTAAGGGGCTGGATCGAAAGGCACGGCGGACCGAGCATGCGGGTGACGCATCCCGAACAGCTCGAACTGCTGGACCAATGGTGAAGAATGACGGCATTCGGTGCCCATCTGGATAGGGAGCGCAAGAGCTCCCGCGGCGCGCTGCGCTGGAAGGCGGCGATCCTCACGGCGAGCCTGCTGCTCGCCGGCTGCACGACCGTGCTCGAGCAGACCTACGGGCCGCCGCAGACGACGGCCGGCGCCGCGACGCCGCCTCCGGTCGATCCCGAGCAGGCGCGCATCGGCGCGCAGGAACATCCGCGCATCGTCGCGAGCTTCGGCGGCATCTATCATGACGACAAGCTGGAGAAGACGCTGGCCCGCATCGTCGGCCGCATCGTCGCCGCCTCCGACGATCCGTCGCAGTCCTACCGGATCACCATTCTCAATACGCCCACGGTCAACGCCTTCGCGCTGCCGGGCGGCTATCTCTATGTGACGCGCGGCCTGCTGGCGCTCGCCAATGATTCCTCCGAAGTCGCCGCCGTCATCGCGCACGAGATGGGGCATGTCACCGCCAATCACGCCATGCAGCGCCAGAACAAGGCGCGCGCCGCGATGATCGTCAGCCGCGTCGTCACCGACGTGCTGCAGGATGGCGACGCCGGACAGCTGGCGCTCGCCTCCAGCCAGCGCACGCTTGCCGCCTTCTCGCAGCAGCAGGAGCTGGAGGCCGATGCGATCGGCGTGCGCACCATCGGCAAGGCCGGCTACGACCCGTTCGCGGCCGCCCGCTTCCTCGACCTGATGGGCCGGTTCGCCGCCTACAAGTCGGCCGGCAGCGTCCAGGACAAGCGGCCCGATTTCCTCGCCTCGCATCCGGCGACGCCGCAGCGCGTCGATTTCGCCATCCGCGCCGCGCGCCAGTTCGGCGCGCCCGGCATCGGCGAGGTCGACCGCGAGCGCTACCTGCAGGGCATCGACGGCATGCTCTATGGCGACGACCGCTCGCAGGGCTTCGTCCGCGGCAAGAATTTCTACCATCCGACGCTGGGCGTCGGCTTCGCCGTGCCGAGCGGCTTCGTCCTCGACAACACGGCCGACGCGGTGCTGGCGACGGCGCCCGACGGCACGGCGCTGCGCTTCGACGGCGCCAATCTGCCGACCGGCACGGCGCTGCCGGACTACATCGCGTCCGGCTGGGTGAACGGGCTCGACCGGAACTCGATCCAGAGCTTCACGGTCAACGGGCTGGAAGCGGCTTCCGCGCGCGCCGAGGCCAAGGGCTGGGTCTTCCGCATCGCCGTCATCCGGGTCGGGCCGAACGCCACCTATCGCTTCATCTTCGCCAATGAGAGCGACACGCCGGGCCTCGCCCAGGCGGCGACCGAAACGGTGCAAAGCTTCCGCAAGCTGTCGCCGCAGGAAGCAGCCGCTCTGAAGCCGCTGCGGGTAAAACTGGTCACCGTCCGCCCCGGCGACACAGTCGACAGCCTCGCCCGCCGCATGAACGGCGTCGATCGTCCGACCGACCTCTTCCGCGTCCTGAACGATCTGAAGGACGGCGCGCCGCTGAAGCCGGGCGACACGCTCAAGATCATCAGCGACTGATTGGCGGGCCTGCGAGAGGCCAGCCGAAACATCCAGGCCATAAAAAAGGGCGCCAGAGGCGCCCTTTTTTCTGAGAGTTCGTCGCTCAGACGTCGAAGCGGCTGACGTCGCGCACCGCGCCCTTGTCGGCGCTGGTCGCCATCGCGGCATAGGCCTTGAGCGCCGTCGTGACGTTGCGCTTGCGCGGCTTCTCCGGCTTCCAGGCCGCCTTGCCCTTGGCTTCCATGGCGGCGCGACGCGCAGCCAGCTCCTCATCGGAGATGACGATGCGCATCGAGCGGTTCGGGATGTCGATCTCGATCGTATCGCCTTCCTCGACCAGGCCGATGGCGCCGCCAGCCGCGGCTTCCGGCGCGACATGGCCGATGGAGAGGCCCGAAGTGCCGCCGGAGAAGCGGCCGTCCGTCACCAGCGCGCAGGCCTTGCCGAGGCCGCGCGACTTCAGATAGCTGGTCGGATAGAGCATTTCCTGCATGCCGGGGCCGCCGCGCGGTCCCTCGTAGCGGATGATGACGACATCGCCCGCCTTGACCTTCTTGTTCAGGATGCCGAGCACGGCGTCGTCCTGGCTCTCGAAGATCACGGCCGGGCCGGTGAACTTCAGGATCGATTCGTCGACGCCGGCGGTCTTCACGACCGAGCCGTTCAACGCGATGTTGCCCTTCAGCACGGCGAGGCCGCCATCCTTCGAGAAGGCATTCGGCACGTCGCGGATGGCGCCCTTCTCGCGGTCGAGATCGAGCTCGCTCCAGCGCTTGTCCTGGCTGAACGCGACCTGGGTCGGCACGCCGCCGGGCGCGGCGCGGTAGAACTCGCGAACGCTCTCGCTGTTGGTCTGGCGGATGTCCCAGCGGGCGATCGCCTCGGCCATGGTCGAGGAATGCACGGTCGGCAGGTCGAGGTTCAGCAGGTCACCACGCGCCAACTCGCCGAGGATCGCCATGATGCCGCCGGCGCGGTGGACGTCCTCCATGTGGACGTCCTGCTTGGCCGGGGCGACCTTGCAGAGCACCGGGACGTGGCGCGACAGGCGGTCGATGTCGTCGAGGTCGAAGTCGATCTCGCCCTCATGCGCGGCGGCCAGGATGTGCAGCACGGTGTTGGTCGAGCCGCCCATGGCGATATCGAGCGTCATGGCGTTCTCGAACGCGCCGAACGAGGCGACGTTGCGCGGCAGCACGCTCTCGTCGTCCTGCTCGTAGTAGCGGCGGGTGATGTCGACGATCTGGTGGCCCGCCTCGACGAACAGGCGCTTGCGATCGGCATGGGTCGCCAGCGTCGAGCCGTTGCCGGGCAGCGACAGGCCGAGCGCCTCAGTCAGGCAGTTCATCGAATTGGCGGTGAACATGCCCGAGCAGGAGCCGCAGGTCGGGCAGGCGTTCTGCTCGATCAGCTTGACGTCGGCGTCCGAGACGCTCTCGTCGGCGGCGGCGACCATGGCGTCGACGAGGTCGAGCGCGTGCAGCTTGCCGTCCGAGAGGACGACCTTGCCGGCCTCCATCGGGCCGCCGGAGACGAAGATCGTCGGGATGTTGAGGCGCAGCGACGCCATCAGCATGCCGGGGGTGATCTTGTCGCAGTTCGAGATGCAGACCATGGCGTCGGCGCAATGGCCGTTGACCATGTACTCGACCGAGTCGGCGATGATCTCGCGCGAGGGCAGCGAATAGAGCATGCCGTCATGGCCCATCGCGATGCCGTCGTCGATGGCGATCGTGTTGAATTCCTTGGCGATGCCGCCGGCCTTCTCGATCTCGCGCGCCACCAGCTGGCCAAGGTCCTTCAGGTGGACGTGGCCGGGGACGAACTGCGTGAAGGAATTCACCACCGCGATGATCGGCTTGCCGAAATCACCGTCCTTCATGCCGGTGGCGCGCCAAAGGCCGCGCGCGCCGGCCATGTTGCGGCCATGGGTGGAGGTACGGGAGCGATAGGCAGGCATGGTGAACCCTCGATCTGCAGCGATTTCCCTCATATAGGGCGCCGCCGGTCGAGCGGAGCGTCCGAGGGAGGAAGTGGATAGGGTTGGTTGCACCAAAGATGACGGGATGTCGAGAAAATTTCTCACGCCCGGCCTTGCATGAGCAGGGTCCGAGTGCCATGTCCTGCTGACGAGTGGGGTCCGGGCCCCTCTGGCGGTGAGTCGCCCACCGCGATGTCGGACCCTTGAGCCTATTGGCCCGGCGACCTGTGCTCGTGATCCATGGATATCGTTTCGTTGTTCGATGCCGAGTTTCTCGGCAAGTCTGCGGCTGCGTGGGCGCTCTTCCTGGGCGTCGTCGCCGTGCTCCTCATCCTTGACCTCGGCGTCCTGAACCGCGGCGACAAGGAGATCGGCATCCGGCGCAGCCTGATCCTCTCCTCCTTCTACATCGGTGTCGCCCTGCTGTTCGGCGCCTGGGTCTGGTGGGACCACGGCGCGGAATCCGGCATGCTCTACCTGACCGGCTTCGTGGTCGAGAAGAGCCTGGCGCTCGACAACATCTTCGTCATTTCGCTGATCTTCAGCGCCTTCGCCATTCCGCGCGCCTACCAGCACCGCGTGCTGTTCTGGGGCATTCTCGGCGTGCTGGTGCTGCGCGCCATCATGATCGGCCTCGGCGCGGCGCTCATCTCGTCCTTCGGCTGGATCCTCTACATCTTCGGCGCCTTCCTGATCCTCACCGGCATCAAGATGCTGTTCGCCGGCCATGAGCCGATGGACCTGGAGAACAGCCGCATCCTGAAGCTCGTGCGCAAGGCGATCCCGGTCTCGCCGTCGCTGGACGGCCACCGCTTCTTCACCCATGTGAAGAAGGCCGACGGCAAGATGCACTGGGTGGCGACGCCGCTATTCCTGGCGCTCGTCTCGATCGAGATCGCCGACATCGTCTTCGCGGTCGACAGCGTCCCGGCCGTGTTCGCCATCACGACCGACCCCTATATCGTCTACACCTCGAACATCTTCGCCGTGCTCGGCCTGCGCGCGCTCTATTTCGCGCTCGCCGCCATGGTCCACCGCTTCGACTATCTGAAATACGCGCTGGCGCTCGTGCTGGTCATCGTCGGCGGCAAGATCTTCTGGACGCACCTCGTCGGCCCGGTGAACACCTTCGTGTCGCTCGGCTCGACCATCGGCATCCTCGCTGCCGGCGTCCTCCTTTCGCTCTGGAAGACGCGCAAGGAGGACAAGGCGGTGGCTCAGGCCGGCGCCAGCGACGTCTCCACCAGCCGCACCCAGTAGGATGCGCCGATCGGCAGGGCTTCGTCGTTGAAGTCATAGGCCGGGTTGTGCAGCCCGGCCGAATCGCCGTTGCCGATGAAGATGAAGGCGCCGGGCCGCTTCTCCAGCATGTAGGAGAAGTCCTCGCCGCCCATCATCGGCGCCACGTCGCGCTCGACGCGATCGGCGCCGACGACCTCCGCCGCCACGTCGGCCGCGAAGGTCGCGTTGGCGGCGTGGTTGACGGTGACGGGATAGTTGCGGTCGTAGTCGACCTCGATACGGGCGCCATAGACGGCCGCGATGCCGGCCGCAATCTCGCGAATGCGCTTCTCGGCGAGATCGCGCGTTTCCGGCGTCAACGTCCGCACCGTGCCGCCGAGATAGGCGGTCTCGGGAATGATGTTGTGCGCCTCGCCGGCATGGAACTTCGTCACCGACACGACGACGGAGGCGAGCGGATCGACCGAGCGCGAGACGATGGTCTGCATCGCCTGCACCAGTTGCGTGCCGACCACGATCGGATCGATGCTCGCATGCGGCTTGGCGGCATGGGCGCCATGGCCGGCGATGACGAAATTGAACTCGTCCGTCGCGGCCATGATCGGACCCGGGCGAATGGCAAACTTGCCAAGGTCGAGCCCCGGCATGTTGTGCATGCCATAGACCTCGTCGATGCCGAACCGCTCCATCAGGCCGTCCTCGATCATCGCCTTGCCGCCGCCGCCGCCTTCCTCAGCCGGCTGGAAGATGACGACCGCCGTGCCGTCGAAATTGCGGGTCTCGGCCAGATATTTGGCGGCGCCCAGCAACATGGCCGTGTGACCGTCATGGCCGCAGGCGTGCATCTTGCCGGGAACGGTCGAGGCGTAGGGCTTGCCTGTAACTTCCATCAGCGGCAGCGCATCCATGTCGGCCCGGAGGCCGATCGTGCGCGAGCCATCGCCGCGCTTGCCACGAATGACGCCGACGACGCCCGTCCGGCCGAGGCCGGTCACGACCTCGTCGACGCCGAATTCCTGCAATCGCTCGGCGACGGTCGCGGCGGTGCGGTGAACCTCGTACAGGATCTCCGGGTGGCGGTGCAGGTCGTGCCGCCAGGCGGCGACTTCGTCCTGATACTCGGCCAGACGGTTGACGATCGGCATTCCGGAACTCCGCAGGTCACAACGCGAAGTTCCACTCTAGCTGCGCCGCAGCAGAAAATCACCGGTGCGATCGCGCCGCTGGTAAGGTCAGCCCGATCGATCGTCCGGCCCACCGGAGGGGTCCGTCTCCTCGCCATCGGGCTCGGTGGCGGAACCCGGCTTCTTCGAATGACTTTCGGAGGTAGAGGTCGAGTGCGCGCGCGATGGCGAATGGCTGCTCGCGAAGGCCTGGCCACGCGCCTCGGCAAATCCGGATCCGCCGCTTTCCGAGAAGCCGGCATGCCGGGAGAACCCGTGCGTGAACTCGACGCTGTGCCAGAAGCGGGGGCCGTCGCCGCCGACGGAGTCTTCCTCCGGATCGAAGGGGGCGGAGATCGGCATGATCCGCGCGCCCCGTTCGGCCAGTTCCGCCTCGACGACGGGATCGCGCCGGATGCGCAGATGCTCGCCGAGAAGCTGGGCGGGAAGCTGCTGGTTGCCGAGCAGCCAGGCGAGGCGGACGAGCTTTGCCGGGGTCTCGGCCGAAATGTCCGCCAGCGGCTCGGCCGCCGCCTCGACGGCGATGACGCGGCCATCCTCGAGCAGGAGACCGTCGCCATGGTGGAGCGCTTCCCTGGCCGGGAGGTCGAGCAGGAAGGAGACGCCGCCACGGGCCGACATGGCGAGGCGGCGGCGATGGCGCGCCTCATAGTCGAGCAGCACAGTGTCAGCAGGTGTCCCGGCCCAGGTACCGGCCGGGAGAACGGAGGTTGCGCGGATCAATTCAGCACCTCTTCGAGTTAGCCCCGCACCGCCGGCACATCGGGAAGTTCCGAAAAAACGGCAAAACGGTCGGAGGCGCGCTGCGATGCCAGACCCAATCGATATGCGTTTTAATGCATAACGCAGCGTCACGCCATCAAAAGGCAGGGTG
Coding sequences within:
- a CDS encoding ABC transporter ATP-binding protein, with translation MTQPLIEIEALVAEFRTEGGVVRAVNGIDFSIPKGGSVAVLGESGCGKSVTGQCLLNLVRKPGYIAGGSIRYYGGDKPVDITKLKPTSEAMRRLRGPEIAMIFQEPMTSFDPLFTVGEQIIEMLLAHQRFPNRRAAREHAVEMLRKVRLPSPEIVVDRYPHQLSGGMRQRVMIALALSCGPKLLIADEPTTALDVTTESQILDLLRQLQGEMDMAMMFITHDLAVASEIADEVVVMYLGYIVERGPVAEVLSVPQHPYTQALLDSIPKLTDSASTRLNAIQGMVPTPDQMPSGCPFHTRCRKFMAGLCDQKLPELYESRMGHVARCFLADPHFAGAAA
- a CDS encoding ABC transporter ATP-binding protein, which gives rise to MTALLEVRGVRKSFPLSSGLFGKTTGEVRALDDVSFVVPAGSTVGLVGESGCGKSTMGHTIMGGLEADGGEIIFNDPELGRVDLVKADKHVRRKTRLNMQMIFQDPNSSLNPRMTLLDLIGEPLLINRVLKGRALEDRVAQLLQQVGLSTRYMRRYPHALSGGQRQRVVIARALALNPRLVVADEPISALDVSIQAQTLNLMKDLQAERQLTYLFVAHDLGVVKHFTDTTVVMYLGRVLEAGPTQVMFQRPLHPYSEALIASVPRIGAHKGGTKRAAGEVPSAANPPSGCHFHPRCPYARDICRAVVPELRSVSGDRSVRCHFADELSLHGIDSLGPPVPSSN
- a CDS encoding FadR/GntR family transcriptional regulator, whose product is MSVNTDKPDGEPAHRPASFVRERVMGELGRRILSGNYKQNGALPTEAELCKEFGVSRTPMREAIKMLAAKGLIVSRQRAGTRVQESSNWNHLDPDVIKWMNGIDIDPDFVRGLIEARQAIEPAAARLAAMRATSKDLAMIEVAYEAMCAAPTSDLAACADADVAFHASILRASHNPIFAGLVSLIGQSLANSFRLTTSVSQSYVTTLAAHGDVFEAIRLRQPEIASERMRALIEIASSDFVRHSAVGAAKS
- a CDS encoding thermonuclease family protein → MKTATGRMPCPALIPTVARRTGRAGCGSMLGVLMMIGAVMTGSLAQGETAKPGHSERMAGERMAGKNECHLVDGEAGIVTHVIDGDTLVLDNTLEVRLVGMQAPKLPLGRPGFVAWPLSSEAKAKLETLALGNAAQLRYGGTRRDRYNRALAHVTILPEDGEPIWIQQAMLAEGLARVYSFADNRQCVGALLNVEREARNSGLGLWRDPYYAIRPAADPALATRHDVYDLVEGSVISVGERGPIAYLDFGRDWSTDFTAVLTTEAITAFAEAGIAVETLRGQRVRLRGWIERHGGPSMRVTHPEQLELLDQW
- a CDS encoding M48 family metalloprotease, with product MTAFGAHLDRERKSSRGALRWKAAILTASLLLAGCTTVLEQTYGPPQTTAGAATPPPVDPEQARIGAQEHPRIVASFGGIYHDDKLEKTLARIVGRIVAASDDPSQSYRITILNTPTVNAFALPGGYLYVTRGLLALANDSSEVAAVIAHEMGHVTANHAMQRQNKARAAMIVSRVVTDVLQDGDAGQLALASSQRTLAAFSQQQELEADAIGVRTIGKAGYDPFAAARFLDLMGRFAAYKSAGSVQDKRPDFLASHPATPQRVDFAIRAARQFGAPGIGEVDRERYLQGIDGMLYGDDRSQGFVRGKNFYHPTLGVGFAVPSGFVLDNTADAVLATAPDGTALRFDGANLPTGTALPDYIASGWVNGLDRNSIQSFTVNGLEAASARAEAKGWVFRIAVIRVGPNATYRFIFANESDTPGLAQAATETVQSFRKLSPQEAAALKPLRVKLVTVRPGDTVDSLARRMNGVDRPTDLFRVLNDLKDGAPLKPGDTLKIISD
- the ilvD gene encoding dihydroxy-acid dehydratase gives rise to the protein MPAYRSRTSTHGRNMAGARGLWRATGMKDGDFGKPIIAVVNSFTQFVPGHVHLKDLGQLVAREIEKAGGIAKEFNTIAIDDGIAMGHDGMLYSLPSREIIADSVEYMVNGHCADAMVCISNCDKITPGMLMASLRLNIPTIFVSGGPMEAGKVVLSDGKLHALDLVDAMVAAADESVSDADVKLIEQNACPTCGSCSGMFTANSMNCLTEALGLSLPGNGSTLATHADRKRLFVEAGHQIVDITRRYYEQDDESVLPRNVASFGAFENAMTLDIAMGGSTNTVLHILAAAHEGEIDFDLDDIDRLSRHVPVLCKVAPAKQDVHMEDVHRAGGIMAILGELARGDLLNLDLPTVHSSTMAEAIARWDIRQTNSESVREFYRAAPGGVPTQVAFSQDKRWSELDLDREKGAIRDVPNAFSKDGGLAVLKGNIALNGSVVKTAGVDESILKFTGPAVIFESQDDAVLGILNKKVKAGDVVIIRYEGPRGGPGMQEMLYPTSYLKSRGLGKACALVTDGRFSGGTSGLSIGHVAPEAAAGGAIGLVEEGDTIEIDIPNRSMRIVISDEELAARRAAMEAKGKAAWKPEKPRKRNVTTALKAYAAMATSADKGAVRDVSRFDV
- a CDS encoding TerC family protein, encoding MDIVSLFDAEFLGKSAAAWALFLGVVAVLLILDLGVLNRGDKEIGIRRSLILSSFYIGVALLFGAWVWWDHGAESGMLYLTGFVVEKSLALDNIFVISLIFSAFAIPRAYQHRVLFWGILGVLVLRAIMIGLGAALISSFGWILYIFGAFLILTGIKMLFAGHEPMDLENSRILKLVRKAIPVSPSLDGHRFFTHVKKADGKMHWVATPLFLALVSIEIADIVFAVDSVPAVFAITTDPYIVYTSNIFAVLGLRALYFALAAMVHRFDYLKYALALVLVIVGGKIFWTHLVGPVNTFVSLGSTIGILAAGVLLSLWKTRKEDKAVAQAGASDVSTSRTQ
- a CDS encoding M20 aminoacylase family protein, producing MPIVNRLAEYQDEVAAWRHDLHRHPEILYEVHRTAATVAERLQEFGVDEVVTGLGRTGVVGVIRGKRGDGSRTIGLRADMDALPLMEVTGKPYASTVPGKMHACGHDGHTAMLLGAAKYLAETRNFDGTAVVIFQPAEEGGGGGKAMIEDGLMERFGIDEVYGMHNMPGLDLGKFAIRPGPIMAATDEFNFVIAGHGAHAAKPHASIDPIVVGTQLVQAMQTIVSRSVDPLASVVVSVTKFHAGEAHNIIPETAYLGGTVRTLTPETRDLAEKRIREIAAGIAAVYGARIEVDYDRNYPVTVNHAANATFAADVAAEVVGADRVERDVAPMMGGEDFSYMLEKRPGAFIFIGNGDSAGLHNPAYDFNDEALPIGASYWVRLVETSLAPA
- a CDS encoding urease accessory protein UreE, which translates into the protein MIRATSVLPAGTWAGTPADTVLLDYEARHRRRLAMSARGGVSFLLDLPAREALHHGDGLLLEDGRVIAVEAAAEPLADISAETPAKLVRLAWLLGNQQLPAQLLGEHLRIRRDPVVEAELAERGARIMPISAPFDPEEDSVGGDGPRFWHSVEFTHGFSRHAGFSESGGSGFAEARGQAFASSHSPSRAHSTSTSESHSKKPGSATEPDGEETDPSGGPDDRSG